The bacterium genomic interval GGTGGTTTCTTATTGCAGTACCTCGCGCCGGTGATACCGCGGTGCGGTGAAGCAAAACCAAACGAAGAAGTTTTTGCAATGCTCGGTCGCGCGATGGGATGGAGCGATCGCGCTTTTCAGGACACAACAGAAGACTACTTGCGCAAAGCCGCCGATGCTATCCGGGCGCCTGGAGGTCCGATTACGCTGGATCAACTTCGTGAAAATCGCGTTGTCTTTTTCGATTTCCCCGGCCGAAATCCTGTGCAATTTAAAACAGCGTTTCCATGGACCGAGAACGGCAAGATCAATTTGGCGCCTTCTGCTCTGGGAGAACATCCGTACGAGTACATCGAACACAGCGATCCTTATCCACTGACATTGATCAGTCCTGCCACAAACAAAACAATCAGCTCCAGCATGGGTGAATACAATTTGCGGGAACTGTACGCAATCATGAATCCTGCAGATGCGAATTCACGCGGACTTGCAGATGGTGCACAGATTCGCGTCTACAACGATCTGGGTGAAGTCGTGTGCAAATTGAAAGTCAAAGATTCGATTCGCCAAGGCGTGGTTTCCATGCCCAAAGGCGCCTGGCGAAAATCATCACGCAACGGCCAGACCGCTACGGCACTTGCTCCGGATACACTTGGCACCGCAGGCGGGGCTTGCTTCAACGACGCACGCGTCGAAGTTACAAGCCTGTAAGCTAAGTAGTGCGGGCGTCCCGCCTGCATAACTCCGCGGACGAGACGTCCGCGCTACTTTGTTCATGAACCCATATTTCACATTGTGAAATTCGCTTGCGGAGCGAAGTTTCGCGCTTCATAATAGAAAGTAATCGATGAGACCGACCTTAGCCGTACTGGAACAGTCACTGCTCGAACGGATTTCCGATGAAGCTTTCACCGTTCTGGAAAAGAGTGGTGTGCTGATTGAAGATGAAAATGCTTTAGCGCGACTTGCGAAAGTCGGGATGAACGCGGACCCGGAAAACAGTCGCGTTCGCATGCCGCGCGCATTGGTGGAAAAAGCCTTGAAGGATGCGCCTTCATCTATCACGCTCTACAACCGTGATGGAGATCCGGCCGCAACGTTGGAAGAAGACAAAGTGCACTTCGTTCCCGCCTCTTCCGCCTTGCGTGTTCTCGATCGCAAAACTCAAGCTCAGCGTAATCCCACAACCGCTGATTTTGTAGAATACGTGAAAATGGCGGACGGTCTCAAGAATATTGATTACCTTTCGACAGCTTTCATTCCTAAAGACATTCCTCAAGACATGGCCGACGCATGGCGATTGTATCTTGTGCTGTCTCATTCAAAGCGTCCGATTGTCTCCGGCGCATTTACTTCCTTCGGTGTGCCGCGCATGGGCCAGATCATGGCGACGTTTCGAAACGACAAAGAGGACCTCGTGAAACGTCCGATGTCCATTTTCACCTGTTGTCCGAATACCCCACTCAGATGGGGCGAGGATCCGATCTCTAATATCATGGATTGCGCAGAATGGGGCATTCCGATTGAGATCGTTCCTGTTCTTTTGCTCGGCATGATTTCACCCACCACAACGATTGGCGCGATCGTGCAGCACACGGCGGAAGTGCTTTCCGGACTCACCATCGCTCAGGTGGTTCGTCCTGGAACTCCCGTTATTTTTGGCGGCGCGCCTGCATCCTTTCACATGAGACTCATGACAAATCCAATGACTGCTGTGGAAGCGTTGCAAATGTATTGCGGTTACGCGCAGGTTGCGAAGTTCCTGAAACTTCCCTGCCAGGCTTACATGGCTTTGTCCGATTCGAAATTCAACGATCCGCAAGCAGGAATGGAAACGGGAGTTGGAGCGTTTCTCGCCGCATGCGCAGGATTCAATTCGATCTCGGGACCTGGAATGCTCGATTACGTGAACTGTTTCAGTCTGGAAAAACTTGTATTTGATGATGAAGTCGTGGCTCATGCGAAACGATTCATTCGCCCTGTGGAAGTCAGGGAAGATATGCCTGCATCCGACTTAATTGCTGAGCTCGTTCGCGATAAACATCTGCTGACATCCGAACACACCTTGCAATACTGGCCAGAAGAACTCTATTTGCCCGGCCCGATGGTGGATCGAACGAACTGGGATCAGTGGGAAGATCAGGGCTCACACGATTGGCGTGAACGCGCGAATCAAATCATCAATGAACTTCTCGGAAGTTACGAAGTGGAACCGCTCGATGAAAAAATACATACGGAAGTACAGGATCTATTCCGCCGGACCTGCAGCGATCCGAACGTGATTCTACCTTCCTTCACGGAGCAAAAAGTATGATTGATTACGCTCTGATGAATCAATTGCTTTTTGAGGGCAAGCACGAGCCTGTCAAAAAAATGACAGAAGACGCGCTGGCTGCAGGACGCCCGGTGTTGGAAGTCCTGGAAGATGGTTTGATTGCGGGGATGCGCGTGGTTGGCGAAGATTTCAAACATAATAGGATTTTTGTCCCGGAAGTTCTACTGGCTGCTCGGGCAATGAAGGCGGGGATGGCGGTTCTCAAACCTTTGCTGACCGAACAAAAAACTGACACATCCAAGGCATCCGCGGTGATTGTCATGGGAACTGTGAAGGGCGATCTTCATGACATCGGAAAAAACCTGGTTGGCATGATGGCAGAGGGCGCCGGATTTACCATCGTAGATTTAGGCACGGACACCTCTGCTGAAAAGTTTATTGCTGCGGTGAAGCAACACAACGCGCGATTGGTCGGCATGAGTGCGCTTTTGACCACTACGATGATTTACATGCGCACGGTGGTTCAAAAATTCAAAGAAGCAGGACTCCATCACATCAAGATTTGCATCGGAGGCGCCCCGGTAAGCAATGATTATGCGCGCGACATCGGAGCCGATGGATACGCAGCCGATGCAGCAAGCGCGGTTGAGCTTTTCCAGCGATTGATTGCGGATCAGAATGCCGCAGAACTTCGCGGAGAAGCAGCTTCGTGAAAATTAAACCAACAAGCACGCCAAGGCGCCAAGATAAGAGAAAAAATTACTTTGGCTCTTGGCGTCTTGGCGTCTTGGCGGTTAACTAATGAAAGCATCTTTAACCATCGACAACATCTCCACAGAAGCTGATATCGGCACCAGCATCTTCGATTGCGCTGAAACCATCAACGTCACGGTTCCCACCTCTTGCATCAAGCAAGGAAAATGCCGCGAATGTCTGGTGGAAATTGAATGCGGCACTGAGCTGCTGACTCCTCTTACTCCACAGGAAAGCCATCTTGGCGGGCGTTTCCGTCTTGCTTGCAGAACAAGATTCGCAGAGCCGGGAGAAGTGCGTTGTCACACGCTGCGCCGCGGTTCATTGCGCATAGAAACGGAAACAAGCGGTTTGTCGCAACAGCCGATGCACCTGGATCCTGCAGTGACACGCTCCGGCAATTCCATTCTGTTGGACGGTGAACCGATTGCAGAATCCGATCAAGCGATTCATGGTGTTGCGATCGACATTGGAACAACCACTGTTGCATTGCGATTGTACGATCTGGAAAACGGCCATTTGATTGCAACGCAATCGTTCGAAAATCCACAGCGCTTCGGCGGTTCCGACATCATGGCGCGCATTCATTTTGACGGCGAACACGGAGGACGTCTGCTGCAGCGAACGTTGCTCGGTTATTTGACGCGCGCGATCACTTCCCTTCCCGTTGATCCCATGACGATCCATGAGATTACTGTTGTTGGAAATCCAACGATGCGCGATCTCTTCTTCGGCCTGAATGTGCAGAGCATCGGCGTCATGCCTTACCGTTCCACTACGGAAGCGGCTTTTCACGATGGACTGATTTCCACCACAAGCTTGAGCCTGGAAGCTCGAAGACTGCGCTTGCCGGTTCCTCCGCGCGCCCGCGTGTATGGGCTACCGCTGATCGGAAGCCACGTAGGAGCGGACGCAGCCGCCTGTTTGCTTGCAAGCGGCATTGCGGAAAGTGATGAGATCTGCGCAATTCTGGACATAGGAACAAACACGGAAGCGATCCTGGGAAATCGTCATCGGATCATGGCTGCTTCTTGTCCAGCAGGCCCTGCTTTTGAAGGTGGCGGAGTTGTGTTTGGCATGCCCGCTTTGGATGGCGCAATCGAACGTGTCCGCCTTGAAGATGACAACGTCCAAACAACGGTTATTCAAAACGGTAAGCCGCTGGGAATTTGCGGATCGGGTCTTGTTGATTTACTTTCCGAGCTCTTGCGAACGGAACAAATGAATGAACAGGGCAGATTAACTGACGATCGTGAAATATTTATGGTGGATTCAGCGCATCAGATTTTCGTTGGTGAAGCGGACATCAATGAGCTCGCCCAGGCAAAAGGCGCAAACGCCGCCGGATTGCGTGTGCTTGCGGAATCCTATGGAATCGAAATGGGCAACATCGAAAAATTGTATCTGGCGGGTGGATTTTCACGACATCTGGATGTAGACGCAGCCGCTCGGATCGGTCTGATTCCGGATCTTCGGCGCGAACGGATTCAGCAAGTCG includes:
- a CDS encoding trimethylamine methyltransferase family protein, with product MRPTLAVLEQSLLERISDEAFTVLEKSGVLIEDENALARLAKVGMNADPENSRVRMPRALVEKALKDAPSSITLYNRDGDPAATLEEDKVHFVPASSALRVLDRKTQAQRNPTTADFVEYVKMADGLKNIDYLSTAFIPKDIPQDMADAWRLYLVLSHSKRPIVSGAFTSFGVPRMGQIMATFRNDKEDLVKRPMSIFTCCPNTPLRWGEDPISNIMDCAEWGIPIEIVPVLLLGMISPTTTIGAIVQHTAEVLSGLTIAQVVRPGTPVIFGGAPASFHMRLMTNPMTAVEALQMYCGYAQVAKFLKLPCQAYMALSDSKFNDPQAGMETGVGAFLAACAGFNSISGPGMLDYVNCFSLEKLVFDDEVVAHAKRFIRPVEVREDMPASDLIAELVRDKHLLTSEHTLQYWPEELYLPGPMVDRTNWDQWEDQGSHDWRERANQIINELLGSYEVEPLDEKIHTEVQDLFRRTCSDPNVILPSFTEQKV
- a CDS encoding cobalamin-dependent protein (Presence of a B(12) (cobalamin)-binding domain implies dependence on cobalamin itself, in one of its several forms, or in some unusual lineages, dependence on a cobalamin-like analog.), with amino-acid sequence MIDYALMNQLLFEGKHEPVKKMTEDALAAGRPVLEVLEDGLIAGMRVVGEDFKHNRIFVPEVLLAARAMKAGMAVLKPLLTEQKTDTSKASAVIVMGTVKGDLHDIGKNLVGMMAEGAGFTIVDLGTDTSAEKFIAAVKQHNARLVGMSALLTTTMIYMRTVVQKFKEAGLHHIKICIGGAPVSNDYARDIGADGYAADAASAVELFQRLIADQNAAELRGEAAS
- a CDS encoding ASKHA domain-containing protein, producing MKASLTIDNISTEADIGTSIFDCAETINVTVPTSCIKQGKCRECLVEIECGTELLTPLTPQESHLGGRFRLACRTRFAEPGEVRCHTLRRGSLRIETETSGLSQQPMHLDPAVTRSGNSILLDGEPIAESDQAIHGVAIDIGTTTVALRLYDLENGHLIATQSFENPQRFGGSDIMARIHFDGEHGGRLLQRTLLGYLTRAITSLPVDPMTIHEITVVGNPTMRDLFFGLNVQSIGVMPYRSTTEAAFHDGLISTTSLSLEARRLRLPVPPRARVYGLPLIGSHVGADAAACLLASGIAESDEICAILDIGTNTEAILGNRHRIMAASCPAGPAFEGGGVVFGMPALDGAIERVRLEDDNVQTTVIQNGKPLGICGSGLVDLLSELLRTEQMNEQGRLTDDREIFMVDSAHQIFVGEADINELAQAKGANAAGLRVLAESYGIEMGNIEKLYLAGGFSRHLDVDAAARIGLIPDLRRERIQQVGNAALQGAAMALLSRAERQKLEEIVKRIEHVRLETNPHFFDFFVEGCQFQSFGRTS